A region of Myxococcus stipitatus DSM 14675 DNA encodes the following proteins:
- a CDS encoding lipoprotein, with protein MRRLMWSALVVSGLLAACAHAPAKDEPAEPSAETESPAEQKPSDGEALLVRSNPQPQDPLSIESGRVEGSTLVLNVSHGGGCAEHSYALAWDGTFQTNAAAEPVANLVVIHNANGDRCKAIKFAEPRFDLSSLTRALADKSGKGSGSVELVVQGLAEPVRYTF; from the coding sequence ATGCGAAGGCTCATGTGGAGTGCCCTGGTGGTGAGTGGTCTGCTCGCGGCGTGTGCGCATGCCCCCGCGAAGGACGAGCCCGCCGAGCCCTCGGCGGAAACGGAGTCCCCCGCCGAGCAGAAGCCGTCGGACGGGGAGGCCCTCCTCGTTCGCTCGAATCCCCAGCCGCAGGACCCCCTCAGCATCGAGAGTGGCCGCGTCGAGGGGAGCACGCTGGTCCTGAATGTCTCCCACGGAGGCGGCTGCGCGGAGCACTCCTACGCGCTGGCCTGGGACGGCACGTTCCAGACGAACGCGGCGGCGGAGCCGGTGGCGAACCTGGTGGTGATTCACAACGCCAACGGGGACCGCTGCAAGGCCATCAAGTTCGCGGAGCCTCGGTTCGACCTGAGCTCCCTCACCCGGGCGTTGGCGGACAAGTCCGGCAAGGGCTCGGGCTCGGTGGAGCTCGTGGTGCAAGGGCTGGCCGAGCCCGTTCGCTACACCTTCTGA
- a CDS encoding glycosyltransferase family 4 protein — protein MRRTVSTGPIAFDATLWDEPTTGIGLYTRCLAGALEAQGVRLEKLGARDSGDHPRGSGSRTAWTLARLPRVLERSKPPLYHALGNFNLPLIRVSGTAYVLTVLDLIPLIMPDTVSAKFRWQFRLWLSRSLLLADRVVCISERTRQDLLERFPEAESRAVVVPIGVDHVHAPVLDATSEDFLRALSLPKDYVLYAGSLDVRKNVDLVLDAMERLRAQGRPASLVLAGQSWFGSGRVESRIARLRAEGHDIRPLGYQAEPVFYELMRRAAVFVFPSRYEGFGLPPLEAMRLGTPAIVSTAGSLPEVCGDAAPAVRPDDAEGLAEAIHRLLRSPREREAFAVKGQARAAQFTWERTAEQTLAVYEDVLRR, from the coding sequence ATGAGGCGCACCGTGTCCACTGGCCCCATCGCTTTCGACGCGACACTCTGGGATGAGCCCACCACGGGCATCGGCCTCTATACCCGCTGTCTCGCGGGGGCCCTGGAGGCCCAGGGCGTGCGGCTGGAGAAGCTGGGCGCACGCGACTCCGGCGACCACCCTCGGGGGAGCGGCAGCCGCACCGCCTGGACGCTCGCCCGGCTCCCTCGGGTGCTCGAGCGCTCCAAGCCGCCGCTGTATCACGCGCTGGGAAACTTCAACCTCCCGCTGATTCGCGTGTCAGGCACGGCCTACGTCCTCACCGTGCTGGACCTGATTCCGCTCATCATGCCGGACACCGTCTCCGCGAAGTTCCGGTGGCAGTTCCGGCTGTGGTTGTCGCGCAGCCTGCTCCTGGCGGACCGGGTGGTGTGCATCAGCGAGCGCACGCGGCAGGACCTGCTGGAGCGCTTCCCGGAGGCCGAGTCGCGCGCGGTGGTGGTGCCTATCGGCGTGGACCATGTGCACGCGCCCGTGCTGGATGCGACGAGCGAGGACTTCCTTCGCGCCCTCTCGCTGCCCAAGGACTATGTCCTCTATGCGGGCTCGCTCGATGTCCGCAAGAACGTGGACCTGGTGCTGGATGCGATGGAGCGCCTGCGCGCGCAGGGGCGTCCCGCGTCGCTCGTGCTGGCGGGGCAGAGTTGGTTCGGCTCGGGGCGCGTGGAGTCGCGCATCGCTCGGTTGCGCGCGGAGGGGCATGACATCCGTCCCCTGGGCTATCAGGCGGAGCCCGTGTTCTACGAGCTGATGCGGCGCGCGGCCGTGTTCGTCTTCCCCTCGCGCTACGAGGGCTTCGGGCTTCCTCCGCTGGAGGCGATGCGGCTGGGCACTCCCGCCATCGTGTCGACGGCGGGCTCGCTGCCGGAGGTCTGTGGAGACGCGGCTCCCGCGGTGCGGCCGGATGACGCGGAGGGGCTCGCGGAGGCCATCCATCGGTTGCTGCGCTCGCCTCGGGAGCGCGAAGCCTTCGCGGTGAAGGGGCAGGCTCGCGCGGCGCAGTTCACCTGGGAACGGACCGCGGAACAAACGCTGGCGGTCTACGAGGACGTGCTCCGACGCTGA
- a CDS encoding glycosyltransferase family 4 protein has product MAIHQLIASFVPGDASGQAALHLQLLLRRMGVWGGLYADEVGAGLEGLASPASELKPEPGDLVLYHHGIASPLSSRLMHLDCRRGLVFHNISPTRFYTGTTLENALVAGRAQLAAMAPFVDVAIGVSDYNAAELRVAGYRNVHTVPLLIEPERFGRDRADAKMLKKLSGPGPVLLGVSRVMPHKRFEDLLALHRELLRLRPQARLLMVGGYEPGSRYFRALKREARGLSGVSFLGRLNHAELVAAYRSASVFVSMSEHEGFGVPLIEAMASDVPVLAYGAAAVPETLGGAGVAFDQKRFAFLAELAVDLSEDLSLREPVIAGQRRRLEHFSAASVQGALSRALEGFLPAPRPRRAPPKRPRVAVVVQRYGEVTGGSEMLAAQVSERLSPHWDITVLTTCAKDHLSWENVFPEGPDRIRGVEVLRFPTTRTRNIQGFNGLSRRVFDKSNERLREEQWVAEQGPMSPGLLRHLASTQHEYDGYLFFTYLYAPTVWGLPLVADRALIVPTTHDEAPIRFDAYRDVFERPRALLCLTPEELTIIEKYFPGHARTRVVGVGVERPSADGARFRKKHGLHRDYLLYVGRQEAGKGVPELLQHHQALKQKYADAPDLVLAGDASMPLEGDGVRYLGRIPEQDKHDALAGALAVVVPSRYESLSLLTLEAFAQGTPVLVNGRSDVLVGQVTRSGAGRAYTDLGSFIQGLREVGEARGPMGAKGLAYVKKQGWPQVVAAYQEELQRILEEKHR; this is encoded by the coding sequence ATGGCGATTCACCAGTTGATAGCGAGCTTCGTGCCCGGCGACGCCAGCGGACAGGCGGCGTTGCACCTCCAGCTCCTCCTGCGCCGCATGGGCGTGTGGGGAGGCCTGTACGCCGATGAGGTCGGCGCGGGACTGGAGGGACTGGCGAGCCCCGCGTCCGAGCTGAAGCCGGAGCCCGGAGACCTGGTGCTGTATCACCACGGCATCGCCTCTCCGCTGAGCAGCCGGCTCATGCACCTGGACTGCCGACGCGGCCTCGTCTTCCACAACATCAGCCCCACGCGCTTCTACACGGGGACGACGTTGGAGAACGCGCTGGTGGCGGGACGCGCGCAGCTCGCCGCCATGGCGCCCTTCGTGGACGTGGCCATCGGCGTGTCGGACTACAACGCCGCGGAGCTGCGCGTCGCGGGCTATCGCAACGTCCACACCGTGCCGCTGCTCATCGAGCCCGAGCGCTTCGGCCGCGACCGCGCCGACGCGAAGATGCTGAAGAAGCTGTCGGGCCCGGGCCCGGTGCTGCTCGGCGTCAGCCGGGTGATGCCTCACAAGCGCTTCGAGGACCTGCTCGCGCTGCATCGAGAGCTCTTGCGCCTGCGTCCCCAGGCCCGCCTGTTGATGGTGGGGGGCTATGAGCCGGGCAGCCGCTACTTCCGCGCGCTCAAACGGGAGGCGCGTGGCCTGAGCGGCGTGAGCTTCCTGGGCCGACTGAACCACGCGGAGCTGGTGGCCGCGTACCGCTCCGCCTCCGTGTTCGTGTCGATGAGCGAGCACGAGGGCTTCGGTGTCCCGCTCATCGAGGCCATGGCCTCCGACGTGCCGGTGCTGGCGTACGGCGCCGCGGCGGTGCCGGAGACGCTGGGGGGCGCGGGCGTCGCGTTCGACCAGAAGCGCTTCGCGTTCCTCGCCGAGCTGGCGGTGGACCTGAGCGAGGACCTGTCCCTGCGCGAGCCTGTCATCGCGGGCCAGCGTCGCCGCCTGGAGCACTTCTCCGCCGCCTCCGTGCAAGGAGCCCTGTCGCGCGCCCTGGAGGGCTTCCTGCCCGCGCCTCGGCCTCGGCGCGCGCCGCCCAAGCGGCCTCGCGTCGCCGTGGTGGTGCAGCGGTACGGCGAGGTGACAGGCGGCTCGGAGATGCTGGCCGCGCAGGTGTCCGAGCGCCTCAGCCCGCACTGGGACATCACGGTGCTGACCACGTGCGCGAAGGACCACCTGTCCTGGGAGAACGTCTTCCCGGAAGGGCCGGACCGGATTCGCGGCGTGGAGGTGCTGCGCTTCCCGACGACACGGACGCGCAACATCCAGGGCTTCAACGGGCTGTCGCGCCGGGTCTTCGACAAGAGCAACGAGCGGCTGCGCGAGGAGCAGTGGGTGGCCGAGCAGGGCCCCATGTCGCCGGGCCTCCTGCGCCACCTCGCCTCCACGCAGCACGAGTACGACGGCTACCTGTTCTTCACGTACCTCTACGCGCCGACGGTCTGGGGCCTGCCCCTGGTGGCGGACCGGGCGCTGATTGTCCCCACCACGCATGACGAAGCCCCCATCCGCTTCGATGCGTACCGCGATGTCTTCGAGCGTCCCCGCGCGCTGCTCTGCCTCACGCCGGAGGAGCTGACCATCATCGAGAAGTACTTCCCCGGACACGCGAGGACCCGCGTGGTGGGCGTCGGCGTGGAGCGTCCGTCGGCGGATGGCGCTCGCTTCCGGAAGAAGCACGGGCTGCACCGCGACTACCTGCTCTACGTGGGCCGACAGGAAGCCGGCAAGGGCGTGCCCGAGCTGCTCCAGCACCACCAGGCCTTGAAGCAGAAGTACGCGGACGCGCCGGACCTGGTGCTCGCGGGCGATGCCAGCATGCCCCTGGAAGGCGATGGCGTGCGCTACCTCGGCCGCATCCCGGAGCAGGACAAGCACGACGCGCTGGCCGGGGCGCTGGCGGTGGTGGTGCCCTCCCGCTATGAGAGCCTGTCCCTGCTCACGCTGGAGGCCTTCGCGCAGGGCACGCCGGTGTTGGTGAACGGGCGCTCGGACGTGTTGGTGGGACAGGTGACGCGCAGCGGAGCGGGACGGGCGTACACGGACCTGGGCTCGTTCATCCAGGGCCTGCGTGAAGTCGGCGAAGCCCGAGGCCCCATGGGCGCCAAGGGCCTGGCCTACGTGAAGAAGCAAGGGTGGCCGCAGGTGGTCGCCGCCTATCAAGAAGAGCTGCAACGCATCCTCGAGGAGAAGCACCGATGA
- a CDS encoding FAD-dependent oxidoreductase, which translates to MRALTNLPSDPGPSLQLGMPGFTFEDLYRPRGLRRLAQSFDARLAEDDPELFKAFDAYRQAGGQGLTGPAESDLLVRVARHVSSFVARLFRIEQEHEQLMGSLKGELPLFNFKREFITRRVFKKGAADRPSLSEFPSLDARMRLMLQLGFPEALSAGDFERGLAESVLSLMELERLFSGNLPAEEQAKADALRARWTALRAALVATAEGRDAFGSSLVTHGDDAAELQCVRALLSLADRWTYARALHPETKDQFHTWPTHRVPKPLVFDQLVQLRRPDAELPEATEGLEHHLRHRDGFKLTDRRGTARDVMNEVDYCVLCHEREKDSCSTGFPAKDKVAEGHSYKKNPLGIPLTGCPLDERISEAHLLKREGNSLASLIMVTLDNPMCPGTGHRICNDCMKACIFQKQEPVNIPLAETAALTDVLDLPWGFEIYGLLTRWNPLNIRRPYALPYVGRNVLVVGLGPAGYTLSHYLLNEGFGVTGMDGLKIEPFADELVGRNGHALKPIHNWRTLTRELDERVLEGFGGVSEYGITVRWDKNFLTLIHLTLARRDGFRIHGGVRFGGTLTIEDAWELGFDHIAIAAGAGRPTIIGMKNNLIRGIRKASDFLMALQLTGAFKKDSLANLQVQLPAIVIGGGLTGIDTATELMAYYPVQVEKAIERHERLAAELGEDAILAKLDAEERATYQTFLEHGRAVRAERAKAKEEGRSPDFIKLVRAWGGVSLAYRRSLTESPAYRLNHEEVTKALEEGIRFIERMSPVEALPDATGAVRALRFERMVTVDGKLKGSGQFFELPARTVCVAAGTSPNVTYEREYPGTFKLDEAGDYFQGHSLVESEGGFHLEPVEASEDLDSKVGFFTSYAKDGRFISFYGDNHPTYAGNVVKAMASAKDGYSEVSRLYAKEVAALDFDDEVAQARREELRAAHFAKLDAAFNATVVAVKRLTPTIVEVVVKAPFAASHFQPGQFYRLQNFERNAPVVDGMRLTMEGLALTGAWVDKEQGLMGTIVLEMGSSSRLCSALKPGESVVLMGPTGAPTEIGHNETVALVGGGLGNAVLFSIARSLKAAGCRVVYFAGYRLKSDSFKQDEIEAGTDQIVWSVDSGDTIEPRRPQDSAFRGNVVQAMLSYAEGKLSAAPLIKLSEVDRIIAIGSDRMMRAVAEARHGVLQPHLKPDHEAIGSINSPMQCMMKEICAQCLQRHVDPRTGKETWVFSCYNQDQRLDQVDFVNLNQRLRGNTVMEKVADLFLAQLLKKAPHLKRV; encoded by the coding sequence ATGCGCGCCTTGACCAACCTGCCCTCTGACCCTGGCCCTTCCCTCCAACTGGGCATGCCGGGATTCACCTTCGAGGACCTGTACCGCCCGCGAGGCTTGCGCCGACTGGCCCAGAGCTTCGATGCGCGTCTCGCCGAGGATGACCCCGAGCTGTTCAAGGCGTTCGACGCCTACCGCCAGGCGGGAGGCCAGGGCCTCACCGGCCCCGCCGAGTCGGACCTGCTGGTGCGCGTGGCCCGGCACGTGTCGAGCTTCGTCGCCCGCCTGTTCCGCATCGAGCAGGAGCACGAGCAGTTGATGGGGAGCCTGAAGGGGGAGCTGCCCCTCTTCAACTTCAAGCGCGAGTTCATCACCCGCCGCGTTTTCAAGAAGGGCGCCGCCGACCGGCCGTCGCTCTCCGAGTTCCCCTCGCTGGATGCCCGCATGCGGCTGATGCTGCAGCTGGGCTTCCCGGAGGCGCTCTCCGCCGGAGACTTCGAGCGAGGCCTCGCAGAGTCCGTGCTCAGCCTCATGGAGCTGGAGCGCCTGTTCTCCGGCAACCTGCCCGCGGAGGAGCAGGCGAAGGCGGACGCGCTGCGCGCCCGGTGGACCGCGCTGCGCGCCGCGCTGGTGGCCACGGCCGAGGGCCGCGACGCGTTCGGCTCGAGCCTGGTCACCCACGGCGACGACGCCGCGGAGCTCCAGTGCGTCCGCGCGCTCTTGTCGCTGGCGGACCGCTGGACGTACGCACGCGCGCTGCACCCGGAGACGAAGGACCAGTTCCACACCTGGCCCACGCACCGCGTGCCCAAGCCCCTGGTGTTCGACCAGCTGGTGCAGCTGCGGCGCCCGGACGCGGAGCTCCCCGAGGCCACCGAGGGCCTGGAGCACCACCTGCGCCACCGCGACGGCTTCAAGCTCACCGACCGCCGAGGCACCGCGCGCGACGTGATGAACGAGGTGGACTACTGCGTGCTCTGCCACGAGCGCGAGAAGGACTCCTGCTCCACGGGCTTCCCCGCCAAGGACAAGGTCGCCGAGGGCCACAGCTACAAGAAGAACCCGCTGGGCATCCCCCTCACGGGCTGCCCGCTCGATGAGCGCATCTCGGAAGCCCACCTGCTCAAGCGCGAGGGCAACTCGCTGGCGTCGCTCATCATGGTGACGCTGGACAACCCGATGTGCCCGGGCACCGGCCACCGCATCTGCAACGACTGCATGAAGGCCTGCATCTTCCAGAAGCAGGAGCCGGTGAACATCCCGCTGGCGGAGACGGCCGCGCTGACGGACGTGTTGGATTTGCCGTGGGGCTTCGAAATCTACGGGCTGCTCACGCGCTGGAACCCGCTCAACATCCGCCGCCCCTACGCCCTGCCCTACGTGGGCCGCAACGTGCTCGTCGTGGGCCTGGGCCCCGCCGGCTACACGCTGTCGCACTACCTGCTCAACGAGGGCTTCGGCGTCACCGGCATGGACGGCCTGAAAATCGAGCCGTTCGCCGACGAGCTCGTGGGCCGCAACGGCCACGCGCTCAAGCCCATCCACAACTGGCGCACGCTGACGCGCGAGCTGGATGAGCGCGTGCTGGAGGGCTTCGGCGGCGTGTCCGAGTACGGAATCACCGTGCGCTGGGACAAGAACTTCCTCACGCTCATCCACCTGACGCTGGCGCGGCGCGACGGCTTCCGCATCCACGGCGGCGTGCGCTTCGGTGGAACGCTCACCATCGAGGACGCGTGGGAGCTGGGCTTCGACCACATCGCCATCGCCGCTGGCGCCGGGCGCCCCACCATCATCGGGATGAAGAACAACCTCATCCGGGGCATCCGCAAGGCGAGCGACTTCCTCATGGCGCTGCAGCTCACCGGCGCCTTCAAGAAGGACTCGCTGGCGAACCTCCAGGTGCAGCTGCCCGCCATCGTCATCGGCGGCGGCCTCACCGGCATCGACACCGCCACGGAGCTGATGGCCTACTACCCGGTGCAGGTGGAGAAGGCCATCGAGCGCCACGAGCGGCTCGCGGCGGAGCTGGGTGAGGACGCCATCCTCGCGAAGCTGGACGCCGAGGAGCGCGCCACCTACCAGACCTTCCTGGAGCATGGCCGCGCCGTGCGCGCCGAGCGTGCGAAGGCGAAGGAAGAAGGCCGCTCGCCGGACTTCATCAAGCTGGTGCGCGCGTGGGGCGGCGTCAGCCTGGCCTACCGCCGCAGCCTCACGGAGTCCCCCGCCTACCGCCTCAACCACGAAGAGGTCACCAAGGCGCTGGAGGAAGGCATCCGCTTCATCGAGCGGATGAGCCCCGTGGAGGCCCTGCCGGACGCGACGGGCGCGGTGCGCGCGCTGCGCTTCGAGCGCATGGTGACGGTGGACGGCAAGCTCAAGGGCAGCGGCCAGTTCTTCGAGCTGCCGGCGCGCACGGTGTGCGTGGCCGCGGGCACCTCGCCCAACGTCACGTACGAGCGCGAGTACCCGGGCACCTTCAAGCTCGACGAGGCCGGCGACTACTTCCAGGGCCACTCCCTGGTGGAGTCCGAGGGCGGCTTCCACCTCGAGCCCGTGGAGGCCAGCGAAGACCTGGACTCGAAGGTGGGCTTCTTCACCTCCTACGCGAAGGACGGGCGCTTCATCTCGTTCTACGGCGACAACCACCCCACCTACGCGGGCAACGTGGTGAAGGCCATGGCCAGCGCGAAGGATGGCTACTCGGAGGTGTCGCGGCTGTACGCCAAGGAAGTGGCCGCGCTCGACTTCGACGACGAGGTGGCGCAGGCCCGGCGCGAGGAGCTGCGCGCCGCGCACTTCGCGAAGCTGGACGCCGCGTTCAACGCCACGGTGGTGGCCGTCAAGCGCCTCACGCCCACGATTGTCGAGGTGGTGGTGAAGGCGCCCTTCGCGGCCAGCCACTTCCAGCCCGGCCAGTTCTACCGGCTCCAGAACTTCGAGCGGAACGCGCCCGTCGTCGACGGCATGCGCCTGACGATGGAGGGCCTGGCCCTCACCGGCGCGTGGGTGGACAAGGAGCAGGGACTGATGGGCACCATCGTCCTGGAGATGGGCTCCTCGTCACGCCTGTGCTCGGCGCTGAAGCCGGGTGAGAGCGTGGTGCTGATGGGCCCCACGGGTGCTCCCACGGAGATTGGCCACAACGAGACGGTGGCGCTCGTGGGCGGTGGCCTGGGCAACGCGGTGCTGTTCTCCATCGCTCGCTCGCTCAAGGCCGCCGGCTGCCGCGTCGTCTACTTCGCCGGCTACCGCCTCAAGTCGGACTCCTTCAAGCAGGACGAAATCGAGGCCGGCACGGACCAGATTGTCTGGTCCGTGGACTCCGGCGACACCATCGAGCCCCGGCGCCCGCAGGACTCCGCCTTCCGAGGCAACGTGGTGCAGGCCATGCTGTCCTACGCCGAGGGCAAGCTGAGCGCCGCGCCGCTCATCAAGCTGTCCGAGGTGGACCGCATCATCGCCATCGGCTCGGACCGGATGATGCGCGCGGTGGCCGAGGCCCGGCACGGCGTGCTCCAGCCGCACCTGAAGCCGGACCACGAGGCCATCGGCTCCATCAACTCGCCGATGCAGTGCATGATGAAGGAGATCTGCGCCCAGTGCCTCCAGCGGCACGTTGACCCGCGCACGGGCAAGGAGACGTGGGTCTTCTCCTGCTACAACCAGGACCAGCGGCTGGACCAGGTGGACTTCGTCAACCTCAACCAGCGCCTGCGCGGCAACACCGTCATGGAGAAGGTCGCCGACCTCTTCCTGGCGCAGCTGCTCAAGAAGGCGCCCCACCTCAAGCGCGTCTGA
- a CDS encoding SixA phosphatase family protein encodes MRIFLVRHGDADAEIPEGLGDEARALTAKARANMAAHFAALSERMGPLGLILTSPLVRTVQTAQLLSFVAKHEGLLRAHRSLLPDVPVGTVDSVLSEHADENLVLVGHQPTMGALAAHLLGMQSFPKPVNPGTVIALERTEGEAPHYKFLFYAAPNQQVLDVIQ; translated from the coding sequence TTGAGGATTTTCCTGGTTAGGCATGGCGACGCGGACGCGGAGATCCCGGAGGGTCTTGGCGACGAAGCGCGCGCGCTCACGGCGAAGGCTCGGGCAAACATGGCCGCGCACTTCGCAGCGCTTTCCGAGCGTATGGGCCCCTTGGGCCTCATCCTGACCAGCCCGCTGGTTCGCACGGTGCAGACAGCGCAGCTGCTGTCCTTCGTCGCGAAGCACGAGGGTCTGCTCCGGGCGCACCGCAGCCTGTTGCCGGACGTGCCCGTGGGCACGGTCGACTCGGTGCTGAGCGAGCACGCGGACGAGAACCTCGTCCTCGTCGGTCACCAGCCCACCATGGGCGCCCTGGCGGCGCACCTGCTCGGGATGCAGTCCTTCCCGAAGCCCGTCAACCCGGGCACCGTCATCGCCCTGGAGCGCACCGAGGGCGAGGCGCCGCACTACAAGTTCCTGTTCTACGCGGCCCCGAATCAGCAGGTGCTCGACGTCATCCAGTGA
- the cyaY gene encoding iron donor protein CyaY: MMDEARYNQLVAAVFKRMLSAADAIDPDILEAESTGDMLTLTAPSREKCIVNTQRAVKQIWVAGRGQGIHFSYDDATGTWRDDKGRGLELFQFVAGVVRDISEADFVYPS; encoded by the coding sequence ATGATGGACGAAGCCCGCTACAACCAACTCGTGGCCGCCGTCTTCAAGCGGATGCTCTCCGCCGCGGACGCCATCGACCCGGACATCCTGGAGGCGGAGAGCACGGGCGACATGCTCACCCTCACCGCCCCCTCCCGGGAGAAGTGCATCGTCAACACCCAGCGCGCCGTGAAGCAGATCTGGGTCGCGGGACGAGGCCAGGGCATCCACTTCAGCTACGACGACGCCACGGGCACCTGGCGTGACGACAAGGGCCGGGGGCTCGAGCTCTTCCAGTTCGTCGCCGGCGTGGTCCGCGATATCAGCGAAGCGGACTTCGTCTACCCGTCCTAG
- a CDS encoding diguanylate cyclase, with protein sequence MAFVLLAEPAASVAGVLRRYLEGAGHEVTSVASAEEALRAARERPPAVVLAAGTGALDGEALCRSLRSQGLQVPVLLMYSPDEEHAEERAAQAGAEGGLVGPLKRATVLTCVSLLVQRDEARRASVPAARVPSQPQPPVPMARPEPASTSTSADFEFLKRLMLMEVKRSRRYRYPIALLMVELDRFAERSSALVPAARKGALAEVLGVLVEGVRDIDVAVPFADSRFVVFLPHTPRSGARIVAERLREKLKSVAGLPSGTASVGVAVSEPPAARKDAAPGAPGQAVSFGGLLKDAGDALRRAQAAGGDWVEVASDASRPG encoded by the coding sequence ATGGCCTTCGTGCTCCTGGCCGAGCCCGCCGCCTCCGTGGCGGGCGTGCTGCGCCGGTACCTGGAAGGGGCCGGCCACGAAGTGACGTCGGTCGCCAGCGCCGAAGAGGCGCTGCGCGCCGCGCGTGAGCGTCCCCCTGCCGTCGTGCTGGCCGCAGGGACAGGAGCACTGGATGGAGAGGCCCTGTGCCGGAGCCTGCGCTCGCAGGGGCTCCAGGTGCCAGTGCTGTTGATGTACTCGCCCGACGAGGAGCACGCGGAGGAGCGTGCCGCGCAGGCGGGTGCCGAGGGAGGACTGGTGGGCCCGCTCAAGCGCGCCACCGTCCTCACCTGCGTCTCGCTCCTCGTCCAGCGTGACGAGGCCCGCCGCGCCAGCGTGCCCGCGGCCCGGGTGCCCTCGCAGCCCCAGCCGCCAGTGCCCATGGCCCGGCCCGAGCCCGCGTCGACGAGCACGTCCGCGGACTTCGAGTTCCTCAAGCGCTTGATGCTGATGGAGGTGAAGCGCAGCCGCCGCTATCGCTACCCCATCGCCTTGTTGATGGTGGAGCTGGATCGCTTCGCGGAGCGCTCCTCGGCCCTGGTGCCGGCCGCGCGCAAGGGGGCGCTGGCGGAGGTGCTGGGTGTCCTGGTGGAGGGCGTGCGCGACATCGACGTGGCGGTGCCCTTCGCGGACAGCCGCTTCGTCGTCTTCCTCCCTCACACTCCGCGCTCAGGGGCGCGCATCGTGGCGGAGCGCCTGCGGGAGAAGCTCAAGTCCGTGGCGGGCCTGCCCTCGGGCACGGCCTCCGTGGGGGTCGCCGTGTCGGAGCCTCCCGCGGCGCGCAAGGACGCGGCGCCGGGCGCCCCGGGCCAGGCCGTCAGCTTCGGCGGCCTGCTCAAGGACGCGGGCGATGCGCTGCGACGGGCGCAGGCAGCGGGCGGTGACTGGGTGGAAGTGGCCAGCGACGCCAGCCGGCCCGGCTAG
- the frr gene encoding ribosome recycling factor translates to MSGDVVVELKGRITKTIEDLKRELSKVRTGRASTAILDNIRVDYYGTPTPLSGVASVNAPEPRLIIIKPWEKSILKEIEKALREANLGINPMNDGEMIRLPFPPLTEERRKDIVKQVKAKGEEHKVAIRNIRRDANESVKAQLKDKKITEDDEKRISEKVQKETDAGVAEVDKVIVAKEKEVMSV, encoded by the coding sequence ATGAGCGGAGATGTCGTCGTTGAATTGAAGGGCCGCATTACGAAGACCATCGAGGACCTCAAGCGGGAGCTGAGCAAGGTGCGCACCGGTCGCGCCAGCACCGCCATCCTCGACAACATCCGCGTGGACTACTACGGCACGCCCACGCCGCTGTCGGGTGTGGCCAGCGTCAATGCCCCCGAGCCCCGGCTCATCATCATCAAGCCGTGGGAGAAGAGCATCCTGAAGGAAATCGAGAAGGCCCTTCGCGAGGCCAACCTCGGCATCAACCCGATGAACGACGGCGAGATGATTCGCCTGCCCTTCCCGCCGCTCACCGAGGAGCGCCGCAAGGACATCGTCAAGCAGGTGAAGGCGAAGGGCGAGGAGCACAAGGTCGCCATCCGCAACATCCGCCGCGACGCCAACGAGTCGGTCAAGGCGCAGCTGAAGGACAAGAAGATCACCGAGGACGACGAGAAGCGCATCTCCGAGAAGGTCCAGAAGGAGACGGATGCGGGCGTCGCCGAGGTCGACAAGGTGATTGTCGCGAAGGAGAAGGAGGTCATGTCGGTCTGA
- the pyrH gene encoding UMP kinase, protein MSSDTKQPLRYKRILLKLSGEALMGEGKYGIHPPTLSGIADEVIELAQAGVEVALVIGGGNIFRGVAGATEGMDRASADYMGMLATCINSMAMQDALEKKGLHTRVLSAIKMEQIAEPYIRRRAVRHLEKGRVVIFAAGTGNPYFTTDTAASLRAMEINAEVILKATKVDGIYNADPKKEPTARRYRSLTYMDVLKQNLNVMDSTAISLCMDNKLPIIVFDLTVQGNIRRAVLGNGEIGTVVGGSETAWA, encoded by the coding sequence ATGTCCTCCGACACAAAACAACCGCTCCGTTACAAGCGCATTCTCCTCAAGCTCTCGGGCGAGGCCCTGATGGGGGAGGGGAAGTACGGCATCCATCCGCCCACGCTGAGTGGCATCGCCGATGAGGTCATCGAGCTGGCCCAGGCGGGGGTGGAGGTGGCCCTCGTCATTGGTGGAGGCAACATCTTCCGCGGCGTCGCCGGGGCGACGGAGGGGATGGACCGGGCCAGCGCCGACTACATGGGCATGCTGGCCACGTGCATCAACTCCATGGCCATGCAGGACGCGCTGGAGAAGAAGGGCCTGCACACGCGCGTGCTGTCCGCCATCAAGATGGAGCAGATTGCCGAGCCCTACATCCGCCGGCGCGCGGTGCGCCACCTGGAGAAGGGCCGCGTGGTGATTTTCGCCGCGGGCACGGGCAACCCGTACTTCACCACCGACACGGCCGCGTCGCTGCGCGCCATGGAAATCAACGCCGAGGTCATCCTCAAGGCGACGAAGGTGGACGGCATCTACAACGCGGACCCGAAGAAGGAGCCGACCGCGCGCCGCTACCGCTCGCTGACGTACATGGACGTGTTGAAGCAGAACCTCAATGTGATGGACTCCACGGCCATCTCACTGTGCATGGACAACAAGCTGCCCATCATCGTCTTCGACCTCACGGTGCAGGGGAACATCCGGCGCGCGGTGTTGGGCAATGGCGAGATTGGTACCGTCGTGGGTGGCAGCGAGACGGCGTGGGCCTGA